The stretch of DNA TACAATAATGGAAGATTTAACAAAATAATGGAGGGATACATCTGTTGAGTAATGTCCAAATGAAAGATATTATGGAAAAGTTTTACCTTGAACTAGTTGCAGGTAAAGATGGACTAGAGAGAGAAATAACAACAAGTGATATTTCAAGACCAGGGATTGAAATGGCAGGGTATTTCACACATTATGCTCCAGAGCGTATCCAATTGCTCGGTAGAACGGAATTATCATTTGTTAACGAGCTCCCATCTGAAGTTCGAATGGAACGTTTTAATCAACTTTGTCAAAAAGAAACACCTGGAATAATCCTGACAAGAGAAAATGAAGCTCCAAAAGAGTTAATACTAGCAGCTCAAGCAAGTGGAGTACCTATTTTTCGTTCGGCTTTAAAAACGACGAAGTTAAGTAGTCAATTAACAAACTACTTAGAAGGTATGATGGCACCATCGACGACAAAACACGGAGTATTGGTTGAGATTTACGGGATCGGTGTTTTAATTACGGGTGCTAGTGGTGTTGGTAAAAGTGAAACAGCACTTGAATTGGTGAAACGGGGTCATCGACTAATCGCAGATGATGCAGTTAATATTAGGCAGGAAGACTATGAAACATTAGTTGGCTCAGCTCCTGATATGATTCGCCACTTATTAGAAATTAGAGGATTAGGTATTATTAACGTTATGGCATTGTTTGGTGCTGGAGCAGTTAGAAGTCATAAGAAAATTTCCTTAGTCATTCATTTAGAAGCGTGGGAACCTCAAAAGCTTTATGACCGTTTAGGTATTGAGGATGAAAAGATCAAAATTATTGATACATATGTTACGAAAACAACAGTGCCAGTTCGACCAGGAAGAAACTTGGCTGTTATTACGGAAGTAGCAGCAATGAACTTCCGAATGAAGATGATGGGTGTTAATGCAGCCGAACAATTTTCAACAAGGTTAACTAGTGAAATAGAAAAAGATAAATAAGTAGAGAAGAGGGAGAACGATGAGAGACGGGATTGAACCATTAAGTAAGATAGCTTTTGAAATAGGTCCATTAACTGTTTATTGGTATGGAATCATTATCGGAACAGGAGCTCTATTAGGTTTATTATTAGCTACTAGAGAGGGCGATAGGCGAAAGTTACCTAAAGATACTTTTATTGATTTATTAATGATTGCAGCACCGATTGCGATACTTTGTGCGCGTCTATATTATGTAATTTTTAAATGGGACTTTTACGCTGAGAATCCTGGGAAAATCTTTGCGATTTGGGAAGGCGGATTAGCAATTCACGGCGCATTAATTGGCTCAGTTTTAACTGCGATAGTCTTTGCGAAAGTGAAAAAACTTTCATTTTGGAAACTAGCAGATATTGCAGCACCTAGTATTATTTTAGGCCAGGCAGTTGGACGTTGGGGAAATTTTATGAACCAAGAAGCTCATGGTGGTCCGTTAACACAAGAACAAGTTGATCTTTTTTATTCAATCTTACCTAACTTTATTATGGATCAAATGCATTCGAACGGAATTTGGTTTCACCCGACCTTTTTATATGAATCAGTATGGAACTTCCTTGGTTTAGCATTATTACTAATTCTTAGAAGAGTAAATTTACCTCGTGGTGAAATATTCTTAACATACGTCATTTGGTATTCATTCGGACGCTTTTACATTGAAGGTTTACGTACAGACAGTTTAATGCTGACAGAAAGCTTACGTGTCGCGCAAGCAATTTCTATTGGACTAATTATTTTAGCTGTTGCTTTAATCATCTACCGTCGCAAAAAAGGATACTCTAACAAGCGATATTTACACGAAGGGTAGATGGCGGAAATGAGTTCATTTAAAAAAGGTCTAAATGTCGGTTTACAGACGACTTGGACATTAGGAAAGGTCATTTTTCCGATAACCGTTTTAGTAACAATTTTAAGTCAAACTCCAGTATTACAATTGCTAATGAAAGCATTAACACCGATGATGAGTTGGATCGGTCTTCCGGGGGAAGCGGCAATTCCAATTGTATTAGGGAACTTCTTGAACTTATATGCAGGTATCGGCGCAATTTTAACGATGGAGTTATCTGTAAAAGAAGTATTTATTTTGGCTGTTATGCTTTCCTTTAGTCATAACTTAATAATTGAATCAACTGTTGCAACAAGAGTTGGTGTGAAGTTTTCCGTAATGGTAGCTGTACGCCTGTTTTTATCTTTCTTTTCAGCTTTTGTCATTAACCTCGTTTGGAAAGGTGGCAGTGAAATCGCAAGCTACGGCTTTATTACACCTACGGAGGAAGTTACAGGCTGGTTTAACATTACAATACTTGGATTGGAAAAAGCATTTCTCGGTACGCTGCAACTTGCATTAATTGTTATTCCATTAATGATTGCCATTCAATATATGAAAGATTGGCACTGGCTACAAACATTTTCAAAATGGATGGAACCCGTTACTAAGTTGTTAGGTATGGAAAAAAATACTGCGACGACACTAGCTGCAGGATTATTGTTTGGATTAGCTTATGGAGCAGGCGTTATGATTCAAGCTGTAAAGGAAGATGGCGTGGCCAAGAAAGATTTATATTTAGCCTTTATTTTTCTAGTCTCCTGTCATGCAGTAATAGAAGATACACTAATTTTTATTCCATTAGGCATTCCAGTTTGGCCGCTTCTTCTAGTGCGCTTAATAACAGCAATTATCTTGACGATTGTCATTGCGTTCATTTGGAAAAGATATGAAGGAAAAAGAAACATTGTCAAAGAAGAAGGAGCATCATAATGAAAATTGATACACTATTATTTGATTTAGATGGTACGTTAATTGATACGAATGATTTAATTATCTCTTCGTTTTTACATACGCTTGATAAATATAAGCCGAATGAATATAGCCGTGAAGATGTGCTGCAATTTATTGGGCCACCACTCTATGATAGTTTTGAGTCGGTCTTACCAGAAAAAGCAGAAGAAATGTGCCAAACATATCGGACGTTTAATTTAGCGAAACATGATGAACTTGTGACGGAATTTGAAGGGATTTATGAGTTAGTTGAACGATTACATAAAGAGGGCTATAAGCTTGGAATTGTTACGACAAAAGTTCGAGTTCCCGTGACAATGGGCTTAAAATTAACGAAGCTCGAACAGTTTTTTGATTGTGTTATTACACTTGATGATGTCGAACATCCGAAACCACATCCAGAACCGATTGAAAAGGCGCTTGCAGAATTAGGTTCCAAACCAGAGAAAACAATTATGGTCGGCGATAACTACCATGATATTGAAGCTGGTCAAAATGCTGGGACGAAAACAGCAGGTGTATCTTGGGCAGTTAAAGGAAAAGAATTTTTACAAAAGTATAACCCTGACTTCATGTTAGATCATCCGTCTGATTTACTCGATATTCTCGGAGTGAAAAAGTAGTGAGAAAAACTAAACGCTATAAAGTTGAAAATGCAAATTCTCTTTGGCAAATTTATAATACTGTCCCATTTTTGAAAGTATTTAAAAATTTTATTATTATTCAGATTGCACGATATACCCCATTATTA from Lottiidibacillus patelloidae encodes:
- the hprK gene encoding HPr(Ser) kinase/phosphatase — translated: MSNVQMKDIMEKFYLELVAGKDGLEREITTSDISRPGIEMAGYFTHYAPERIQLLGRTELSFVNELPSEVRMERFNQLCQKETPGIILTRENEAPKELILAAQASGVPIFRSALKTTKLSSQLTNYLEGMMAPSTTKHGVLVEIYGIGVLITGASGVGKSETALELVKRGHRLIADDAVNIRQEDYETLVGSAPDMIRHLLEIRGLGIINVMALFGAGAVRSHKKISLVIHLEAWEPQKLYDRLGIEDEKIKIIDTYVTKTTVPVRPGRNLAVITEVAAMNFRMKMMGVNAAEQFSTRLTSEIEKDK
- the lgt gene encoding prolipoprotein diacylglyceryl transferase, producing MRDGIEPLSKIAFEIGPLTVYWYGIIIGTGALLGLLLATREGDRRKLPKDTFIDLLMIAAPIAILCARLYYVIFKWDFYAENPGKIFAIWEGGLAIHGALIGSVLTAIVFAKVKKLSFWKLADIAAPSIILGQAVGRWGNFMNQEAHGGPLTQEQVDLFYSILPNFIMDQMHSNGIWFHPTFLYESVWNFLGLALLLILRRVNLPRGEIFLTYVIWYSFGRFYIEGLRTDSLMLTESLRVAQAISIGLIILAVALIIYRRKKGYSNKRYLHEG
- a CDS encoding nucleoside recognition domain-containing protein: MSSFKKGLNVGLQTTWTLGKVIFPITVLVTILSQTPVLQLLMKALTPMMSWIGLPGEAAIPIVLGNFLNLYAGIGAILTMELSVKEVFILAVMLSFSHNLIIESTVATRVGVKFSVMVAVRLFLSFFSAFVINLVWKGGSEIASYGFITPTEEVTGWFNITILGLEKAFLGTLQLALIVIPLMIAIQYMKDWHWLQTFSKWMEPVTKLLGMEKNTATTLAAGLLFGLAYGAGVMIQAVKEDGVAKKDLYLAFIFLVSCHAVIEDTLIFIPLGIPVWPLLLVRLITAIILTIVIAFIWKRYEGKRNIVKEEGAS
- the ppaX gene encoding pyrophosphatase PpaX, with product MKIDTLLFDLDGTLIDTNDLIISSFLHTLDKYKPNEYSREDVLQFIGPPLYDSFESVLPEKAEEMCQTYRTFNLAKHDELVTEFEGIYELVERLHKEGYKLGIVTTKVRVPVTMGLKLTKLEQFFDCVITLDDVEHPKPHPEPIEKALAELGSKPEKTIMVGDNYHDIEAGQNAGTKTAGVSWAVKGKEFLQKYNPDFMLDHPSDLLDILGVKK